The proteins below are encoded in one region of Candidatus Amarolinea dominans:
- a CDS encoding MFS transporter, whose protein sequence is MARSRIDVGLLFATRITRLFAYGALSVVLALYLAAIGLDEGRIGLLFSLTLAGDAAVTLTITTTADRLGRRRSLMLGAALMALAGAAFLLTRQPTLLLLAAIIGVISPSGNEIGPFLAIEQAGLAQILPDARRTQVFAWYNLVGSLATAAGALAGGLLVQALQSDGRSSVNAYQAVLLGYALCGLLLIAWFFYLSPAVEPSPSAGIASVRRRFGLHRSGPIVLRLSGLFALDAFAGGFVIQSIVAYWFYTRFGLSPAALGAIFFAANLLAGASALLAARLAARFGLINTMVMTHLPSNVLLCLVPLMPTLPLAIAVLLLRFSISQMDVPARQSYTMAVVSPDERAAASGVTAIARSVGASISPWLSGLLLARGYFAAPFLLAGGLKIAYDLLLYRSFRAFEPPEEAVFDV, encoded by the coding sequence ATGGCGCGTTCAAGGATTGACGTCGGGCTGCTCTTTGCCACGCGCATCACGCGGCTGTTCGCCTATGGCGCGCTGTCGGTCGTCCTGGCGCTCTATCTGGCCGCGATCGGCCTGGACGAGGGACGGATCGGCCTGCTGTTCTCGCTGACGCTGGCGGGCGACGCTGCGGTCACCCTGACCATCACCACCACGGCCGACCGCTTGGGCCGCCGGCGCAGCCTGATGCTGGGCGCCGCGCTGATGGCGCTGGCCGGCGCGGCCTTCCTGCTGACCCGACAGCCCACCCTGCTGCTGCTCGCTGCCATCATCGGGGTCATCAGCCCCAGCGGCAACGAGATCGGCCCCTTTCTGGCGATCGAACAGGCCGGGCTGGCGCAGATTCTGCCGGATGCGCGGCGCACGCAGGTCTTTGCCTGGTACAACCTGGTCGGCTCGCTGGCCACGGCCGCCGGCGCCCTCGCTGGCGGGCTGCTGGTGCAGGCGCTGCAGAGCGACGGCCGCTCCTCCGTAAACGCTTACCAGGCGGTCCTGCTGGGCTATGCCCTGTGCGGCCTGCTGCTGATCGCCTGGTTCTTCTACCTGTCGCCGGCCGTCGAGCCTTCCCCCTCGGCCGGGATTGCATCCGTGCGCCGCCGCTTCGGCCTGCATCGCTCAGGCCCGATCGTCCTGCGACTGAGCGGCCTCTTTGCCCTGGATGCCTTTGCCGGCGGCTTTGTGATTCAGAGCATCGTCGCCTATTGGTTCTACACCCGGTTCGGCTTGAGTCCCGCTGCGCTGGGCGCGATCTTCTTTGCCGCCAATCTCCTCGCCGGCGCTTCCGCGCTGCTGGCCGCGCGGCTGGCGGCCCGCTTCGGACTGATCAACACCATGGTGATGACGCATCTGCCCTCGAATGTGCTGCTCTGCCTGGTGCCGTTGATGCCGACGCTGCCGCTGGCGATCGCGGTGCTGCTGCTGCGCTTCAGCATCTCGCAGATGGACGTGCCGGCGCGCCAAAGCTACACCATGGCCGTCGTCAGCCCCGATGAGCGCGCGGCCGCCTCCGGCGTGACCGCCATCGCCCGCTCCGTGGGTGCATCCATCTCCCCCTGGCTCAGCGGACTGCTACTGGCCCGCGGCTATTTTGCTGCGCCCTTTCTCCTCGCCGGCGGCCTGAAGATCGCCTACGACTTGCTCCTCTATCGCAGCTTCCGCGCCTTCGAACCGCCGGAAGAGGCGGTTTTCGACGTGTAA
- a CDS encoding AAA-like domain-containing protein has translation MRFFNTAGPVNCEDHYCLPPLERFDLADILSLIEQKKYFVLHAPRQTGKTSALLALMEHLNRRGPYRALYANLEVGQSAREDIAAAMRAIVNEIASRARDFLDEPFLKTIAQEVLQESGPHSALGEILTRWAERSMQPLVLLLDEVDALVGDTLIAVLRQLRAGYDKRPSHFPSTVVLCGVRDVRDYRIHSSQSQTIITGGSAFNIKAVSLRLGDFTQPEVERLLLQHTAETGQVFEADTLATVWGLTQGQPWLVNALAYETTFTMRAGRDRTQPITAEMIQEAKENLILRRETHLDQLTDKLREPRVRRVIEALLVSGETPLELPDDDLQYVADLGLIRRTPNVVIANPIYREIIPRALTSVTQDFIVQELAWYIRSDGQLDLPKLLAAFQQFFREHSESWVERFDYKEAGPQLLLQAFLQRIVNGGGRVEREYGLGRKRTDLLVLWPVAEPGVEGKEHVQRGVIELKVLHKSLEATLAEGVVQTWEYADRCGAAEAHLVIFDRTPDKPWEEKIFRREEAIQGRPITVWGM, from the coding sequence ATGCGTTTCTTCAACACGGCCGGGCCGGTCAACTGCGAGGATCATTACTGCCTGCCGCCGCTGGAGCGGTTCGACCTGGCCGACATCCTGAGCTTGATCGAGCAGAAGAAGTACTTCGTGCTCCATGCCCCGCGACAGACCGGCAAGACATCTGCGCTGTTGGCGCTCATGGAACATCTCAACCGCCGCGGCCCCTACCGGGCGTTGTATGCCAACCTGGAAGTAGGGCAGTCGGCGCGTGAGGATATCGCGGCTGCGATGCGCGCCATCGTCAACGAAATCGCCTCTCGCGCGCGCGACTTCCTGGATGAGCCATTTCTTAAGACGATTGCCCAGGAAGTCCTGCAAGAAAGCGGGCCACACAGCGCATTGGGAGAGATCTTGACCCGTTGGGCTGAACGCAGTATGCAGCCCCTGGTGTTGTTGCTGGATGAGGTGGACGCCTTGGTGGGTGACACCTTGATTGCTGTGTTGCGCCAACTGCGCGCCGGCTACGACAAGCGGCCGAGCCACTTCCCCTCGACCGTCGTGCTCTGTGGGGTGCGGGACGTGCGCGACTACCGCATTCACTCCAGCCAGAGTCAGACGATCATCACTGGGGGGAGTGCGTTCAACATCAAGGCGGTGTCATTGCGCCTGGGTGACTTCACGCAACCGGAGGTAGAGCGGCTGCTGTTGCAGCATACGGCCGAGACCGGTCAGGTCTTCGAGGCGGACACCCTGGCGACGGTCTGGGGACTGACGCAGGGACAGCCCTGGCTGGTCAACGCGTTGGCCTACGAGACCACTTTCACGATGCGCGCCGGCCGCGACCGCACCCAGCCCATCACCGCCGAGATGATTCAGGAAGCAAAGGAGAACCTGATCCTGCGCCGCGAAACGCACCTGGATCAACTGACCGACAAGCTGCGAGAGCCGCGGGTACGCCGAGTCATCGAGGCCTTGCTGGTGAGCGGGGAGACGCCGCTCGAGCTACCTGACGATGACCTGCAGTACGTGGCTGACCTTGGCCTGATCCGGCGCACGCCAAACGTGGTGATTGCTAACCCGATCTATCGCGAGATTATTCCCCGCGCCTTGACCAGCGTCACGCAGGATTTTATCGTCCAGGAACTGGCCTGGTACATCCGGTCCGATGGCCAGCTCGACCTGCCGAAGCTGTTGGCTGCCTTTCAGCAGTTCTTCCGCGAGCACTCCGAGAGCTGGGTCGAGCGTTTCGACTACAAGGAGGCAGGGCCGCAACTGCTCCTACAGGCGTTTCTGCAGCGCATCGTCAACGGCGGTGGCCGCGTCGAGCGGGAGTATGGTCTGGGGCGCAAGCGCACCGACCTGTTGGTACTCTGGCCGGTTGCTGAGCCAGGCGTCGAGGGCAAAGAGCACGTCCAGCGCGGCGTCATCGAGTTGAAAGTGCTGCACAAATCGCTGGAGGCAACCCTGGCCGAGGGCGTGGTGCAGACCTGGGAGTACGCCGACCGCTGCGGCGCCGCAGAGGCACACCTGGTCATCTTCGACCGCACGCCGGACAAACCCTGGGAGGAGAAGATCTTCCGGCGAGAGGAAGCCATCCAGGGCCGGCCGATCACCGTGTGGGGCATGTGA
- a CDS encoding DUF2442 domain-containing protein: MIEEIVANEEYPDLVSVRSVCVRDSSVVYVTFSDGSTRDIDLEPYLHGPLFDPIRLDPQLFAQVVVDPETETLTWPNGADIDPDVLYYDGDPPWSRAEDAENGVSYRLASSANQ, from the coding sequence ATGATAGAAGAGATCGTTGCCAACGAGGAATACCCAGATCTGGTGTCGGTTCGTTCGGTGTGCGTCCGCGACAGCTCGGTTGTCTATGTCACGTTCAGCGACGGCTCGACCAGGGACATTGATCTGGAGCCGTATCTGCACGGGCCATTGTTCGACCCAATCCGCCTGGACCCTCAGCTTTTTGCGCAGGTGGTCGTTGACCCTGAAACAGAAACGCTGACCTGGCCGAACGGGGCCGATATTGACCCTGACGTGCTGTATTACGATGGCGATCCGCCCTGGAGCCGGGCCGAGGACGCTGAGAACGGCGTGTCATACAGGCTGGCTTCCTCTGCCAACCAGTGA